Proteins from one Arthrobacter sp. Soc17.1.1.1 genomic window:
- a CDS encoding VOC family protein encodes MFRGFATVTFYADDLAAARNWYTDVLGMEPYYAFPPPPDPPAYLEFRVGDDEDELGFIDRRYGPPGASLGPGGAVMFWHVDDLTGTLDRLLRLGATEYEAVTERGTGGFTTASVVDPFGNVLGLMHNPHYLEVLAARGA; translated from the coding sequence ATGTTTCGAGGATTCGCCACCGTCACCTTCTACGCCGACGATCTCGCCGCCGCCCGGAACTGGTACACGGACGTGCTGGGGATGGAGCCGTACTACGCGTTCCCGCCGCCGCCCGACCCTCCCGCCTACCTCGAGTTCCGGGTGGGCGACGACGAGGACGAGCTCGGGTTCATCGACCGGAGGTACGGCCCGCCGGGCGCGTCCCTCGGCCCGGGTGGCGCCGTCATGTTCTGGCACGTCGACGACCTGACCGGGACGCTGGACAGGCTGCTCCGGCTGGGCGCCACCGAGTACGAGGCGGTGACGGAACGGGGGACCGGCGGGTTCACGACGGCGTCCGTGGTGGACCCGTTCGGCAACGTGCTCGGCCTCATGCACAATCCGCACTATCTCGAGGTCTTGGCCGCACGCGGCGCCTGA
- a CDS encoding YceD family protein has product MTFSVKDLGRSPGSMRTVEEHVPAPKDFGVALIGVQEGSDMELDLRFESVHEGILVSGTANVEVTGECGRCLEPLRYEHDVDVQELFFYSDSESLSVEEDEEQHRVENDSVDLEPVLRDAVVTSLPFQPVCREDCKGLCSECGARLNDDPDHHHEVLDPRWSALAGLTGTAAENDAAPKSESDEREES; this is encoded by the coding sequence CTGACGTTCAGCGTCAAGGATCTCGGACGCAGTCCGGGCAGCATGCGGACAGTCGAAGAACATGTGCCGGCACCCAAGGATTTCGGTGTCGCCCTGATCGGCGTGCAGGAGGGCTCCGACATGGAGCTCGATCTGCGCTTCGAATCGGTGCACGAGGGGATCCTGGTGTCGGGAACGGCGAACGTCGAAGTAACCGGCGAGTGCGGCCGTTGCCTGGAGCCACTGCGGTACGAGCACGACGTGGATGTCCAGGAACTCTTCTTCTACAGCGACTCCGAGTCGCTGTCGGTGGAGGAGGACGAGGAACAGCACAGGGTGGAGAACGATTCGGTCGATCTGGAACCCGTGCTGAGGGATGCAGTGGTCACGTCGCTGCCATTCCAGCCGGTGTGCCGGGAGGATTGCAAAGGTCTGTGCTCCGAATGCGGAGCCCGGCTCAATGACGATCCGGACCACCACCATGAAGTATTGGACCCTCGCTGGTCGGCCCTCGCCGGGCTGACCGGCACCGCCGCAGAGAACGACGCGGCACCAAAGTCAGAGTCAGACGAGAGAGAAGAGAGTTAG
- a CDS encoding aminotransferase class I/II-fold pyridoxal phosphate-dependent enzyme, with protein MTTHAQPAARNGTPPWRRAALGANLLGSDGRLGITIFEEVTALARKHAAINLGQGFPDEDGPREILDAARSAIADGANQYAPGQGLAVLRHAIAAHQERFYGLAVDPQTEVIVSTGATEAIAAAILAFAGPGDEVLTFEPFYDSYGAVIGLSGATHTTAPLRAPDFQPDAAALEAAFSDRTRIVVVNNPHNPTGSVFSRSSLELIVRLAERHGAVIVTDEVYEHLTFGVQHLPVATLPGAAERTLTISSAGKTFSVTGWKVGWLSGPADLVSQVRTVKTFLTYTSGTPFQGAVALGLGLPDAFFSSAAATLRKKRDLLGEGLRAAGFEVFEPEGTFFTMVDAAPLGIDDATDLARRLPELIGVAAIPVAMFCHEDGAERTRSMLRFAFCKRFDVIEEGARRLGTLRARV; from the coding sequence ATGACGACACACGCGCAGCCCGCAGCCAGGAACGGCACCCCGCCGTGGAGACGGGCGGCACTCGGGGCGAATCTGCTCGGCAGCGACGGCCGGCTCGGCATCACCATCTTCGAGGAGGTGACGGCCCTCGCGCGGAAGCACGCGGCGATCAACCTCGGCCAGGGGTTCCCGGACGAGGACGGGCCGCGGGAGATCCTGGACGCCGCCCGGTCCGCCATCGCGGACGGCGCCAACCAGTACGCGCCCGGGCAGGGGCTGGCCGTCCTGCGGCACGCGATCGCGGCCCACCAGGAGCGCTTCTACGGTCTGGCGGTCGATCCGCAGACCGAGGTGATCGTCAGCACGGGGGCCACCGAGGCGATCGCCGCCGCGATCCTGGCGTTCGCCGGGCCCGGCGACGAGGTGCTGACGTTCGAACCCTTCTACGACTCCTACGGCGCGGTGATCGGCCTGTCCGGCGCCACCCACACCACGGCGCCGCTCCGCGCACCCGACTTCCAGCCGGATGCCGCGGCCCTGGAGGCGGCCTTCAGCGACCGCACGAGGATCGTCGTGGTCAACAATCCCCACAACCCCACCGGCAGCGTGTTCAGCCGCTCCTCCCTCGAGCTCATCGTCCGGCTGGCGGAGCGCCACGGCGCGGTCATCGTCACGGACGAGGTGTACGAGCACCTCACCTTCGGTGTGCAGCATCTCCCCGTCGCCACGCTGCCGGGTGCCGCGGAGCGGACCCTCACGATCTCCTCCGCCGGCAAGACCTTCTCCGTGACGGGGTGGAAGGTCGGCTGGCTGAGCGGACCCGCCGACCTGGTGTCCCAGGTGCGCACCGTCAAGACCTTCCTGACCTACACCTCCGGAACGCCCTTCCAGGGCGCCGTCGCCCTGGGCCTCGGACTGCCGGACGCGTTCTTCTCCTCCGCCGCGGCGACCCTCCGGAAGAAGCGGGACCTCCTGGGAGAAGGCCTCCGCGCGGCCGGTTTCGAGGTCTTCGAACCCGAGGGGACGTTCTTCACCATGGTCGACGCCGCCCCCCTCGGGATCGACGACGCGACCGACCTAGCGCGGCGCCTGCCGGAGCTGATCGGCGTCGCCGCGATCCCCGTGGCGATGTTCTGCCACGAGGACGGCGCCGAACGCACCCGCTCGATGCTGCGCTTCGCGTTCTGCAAGAGGTTCGACGTCATCGAGGAGGGCGCACGACGCCTCGGCACGCTACGGGCGCGCGTATGA
- a CDS encoding alpha/beta fold hydrolase, translated as MVALPGVDPSWSARIDVPSTSDADAPGTTHRWHYLDNGAELAGPVKGTLLCVHGNPTWSYLWRSYLAAGRDAGWRVIAVDQLDMGYSDRTGVFRRLAHRITDLEDFVAAVGLTGPVVTVGHDWGGVVSLGYADRNRDSLAGVVLTNTAVHQDGDRPIPAPLRLALAPGVHRLGTRTSTAFLDVTLGLARPALDRDVRRAFRAPYRSATDRQGIADFVSDIPADPSHPSYPALTATAEGIRSLDVPVLMMWGPHDPIFSDTYLEDLARRLPHADIHRFEHAGHLVQEDADTASTAMEWLAARSVGTGTVTDAAAEAAGSDAVPYAPLGRRLTDLARSPEGSTTAVAEMTSTGAPRMLSWRQLDDDVAAVAAGLTALGYGPGTRVSLLVPPGVDLTVLIYACLRIGAVIVVADAGLGARGLSRAVRGSAPDVVIGIERALLAARAFGWPGRRIGVGALPAAKRRALHVEASLGDLRAAHPAPDLPAPDPDADAAILFTSGSTGPAKGVVYTHRQLSAMRDAVERTLGLGPGTALVAGFAPFALLGPALGATSVTPAMDVTAPRTLTARALAAAAGAVDATVVFASPAALRNVLATSSDLDADGRRALGRISLLLSAGAPIPVPLLDAVQALVPAAALHTPYGMTESLLVADIDLAGIRAAAASPAEGAGNGVCVGVPVHGARVAVSPLDGAGAATGAPAVTPGVTGEILVDAPHVKDRYFRLWRTQQDAARTGPWHRTGDVGHFDAEGRLWVEGRLGHVITSAAGVLTPVGLEQVLETLDGVRLAAVVGVGPAGTQAVVAVLETDTAGARPRLADAALAAAARTAASGRGVDLAAVIAVPALPVDVRHNAKIDRARIAAWSGRFLSGGRAGSL; from the coding sequence GTGGTAGCACTCCCCGGCGTCGATCCCTCGTGGTCGGCACGCATCGACGTGCCCTCGACCAGCGACGCCGACGCCCCGGGCACCACGCACCGGTGGCACTACCTCGACAACGGCGCCGAGCTCGCGGGCCCCGTGAAGGGCACGCTGCTGTGCGTGCACGGCAACCCCACCTGGTCCTACCTGTGGCGCAGCTACCTGGCCGCAGGACGCGACGCCGGCTGGCGCGTGATCGCCGTCGACCAGCTGGACATGGGCTACTCGGACCGGACCGGGGTGTTCCGCAGGCTCGCCCACCGCATCACGGATCTCGAGGACTTCGTCGCCGCCGTCGGCCTCACCGGGCCCGTGGTCACGGTCGGCCACGACTGGGGCGGCGTCGTCAGTCTCGGCTATGCCGACCGCAACCGGGACTCCCTGGCCGGCGTCGTGCTCACCAACACGGCGGTCCACCAGGACGGGGACCGCCCGATCCCCGCGCCGCTCCGCCTCGCCCTGGCACCCGGCGTCCACCGGCTCGGGACGCGGACCAGCACCGCCTTCCTCGACGTCACGCTCGGCCTCGCCCGGCCCGCGCTCGACCGCGACGTCCGCCGCGCCTTCCGCGCCCCCTACCGGTCCGCGACGGACCGCCAGGGCATCGCGGACTTCGTCTCGGACATCCCCGCCGACCCCTCGCACCCGAGCTACCCGGCACTCACCGCGACGGCGGAGGGCATCCGCAGCCTCGACGTCCCCGTCCTGATGATGTGGGGCCCGCACGATCCGATCTTCTCGGACACCTACCTCGAGGATCTCGCCCGGCGGCTGCCGCACGCGGACATCCACCGCTTCGAACACGCGGGCCACCTCGTGCAGGAGGACGCCGATACGGCGTCGACCGCGATGGAGTGGCTCGCCGCGCGTTCCGTCGGCACCGGCACCGTCACCGACGCGGCCGCAGAGGCGGCCGGCTCCGACGCCGTCCCGTACGCGCCCCTCGGCCGTCGCCTCACCGACCTGGCGCGCAGCCCCGAGGGCTCGACGACGGCGGTCGCCGAGATGACGTCCACCGGCGCCCCGCGCATGCTGTCCTGGCGGCAGCTCGACGACGACGTCGCAGCCGTCGCCGCCGGACTCACCGCGCTCGGGTACGGCCCAGGCACCCGGGTCAGTCTCCTGGTACCGCCCGGCGTGGACCTCACCGTCCTGATCTACGCGTGCCTGCGGATCGGCGCGGTGATCGTCGTCGCCGACGCCGGACTCGGGGCCCGCGGCCTCAGCCGGGCGGTCAGGGGCTCCGCGCCCGACGTCGTGATCGGCATCGAACGTGCCCTCCTCGCGGCCCGCGCCTTCGGCTGGCCCGGCCGCCGCATCGGCGTGGGTGCCCTCCCGGCGGCGAAGCGGAGGGCCCTCCACGTGGAGGCCTCCCTCGGCGATCTCCGCGCCGCCCATCCCGCCCCGGACCTCCCGGCGCCCGATCCCGACGCCGATGCGGCGATCCTGTTCACCTCGGGTTCCACCGGTCCCGCCAAGGGTGTGGTCTACACGCACCGGCAGCTCTCCGCGATGCGCGACGCCGTCGAGCGCACCCTGGGCTTGGGACCGGGGACCGCGCTCGTGGCCGGGTTCGCGCCCTTCGCCCTCCTCGGTCCCGCACTCGGCGCGACGTCGGTGACCCCCGCCATGGACGTCACGGCCCCGCGGACGCTGACGGCCCGGGCGCTGGCTGCGGCCGCCGGCGCCGTCGACGCGACCGTCGTGTTCGCCTCGCCCGCAGCCCTGCGGAACGTCCTGGCGACGTCGTCCGACCTCGACGCCGACGGCCGGCGCGCCCTCGGCCGGATCTCCCTCCTGCTGTCGGCCGGCGCGCCGATCCCCGTCCCGCTCCTCGACGCCGTGCAGGCCCTCGTACCCGCGGCCGCCCTCCACACGCCCTACGGGATGACGGAATCCCTCCTCGTCGCGGACATCGACCTGGCCGGCATCCGGGCCGCCGCGGCGTCGCCCGCCGAGGGCGCAGGGAACGGCGTGTGCGTGGGCGTGCCCGTCCACGGGGCCCGCGTGGCCGTCAGCCCGCTCGACGGCGCCGGCGCCGCGACCGGCGCACCCGCCGTGACGCCGGGTGTCACCGGTGAGATCCTGGTCGACGCCCCGCACGTCAAGGACCGGTACTTCCGGCTGTGGCGGACGCAGCAGGACGCGGCGAGGACCGGGCCCTGGCACCGCACGGGTGACGTGGGCCACTTCGACGCCGAGGGTCGCCTGTGGGTCGAGGGCCGGCTGGGCCACGTCATCACCTCCGCCGCGGGCGTCCTGACGCCCGTCGGGCTCGAGCAGGTGCTGGAGACCCTCGACGGCGTCCGCCTGGCCGCCGTCGTCGGCGTCGGACCCGCCGGCACGCAGGCCGTCGTCGCGGTCCTCGAGACCGACACGGCAGGTGCCCGTCCGCGGCTGGCGGACGCCGCGCTGGCCGCCGCGGCCCGCACGGCAGCGAGCGGGCGCGGCGTGGACCTCGCGGCCGTCATCGCGGTGCCGGCGCTGCCCGTGGACGTCCGCCACAACGCGAAGATCGACCGCGCCCGGATCGCCGCGTGGAGCGGCCGCTTCCTGTCCGGCGGGCGGGCGGGCTCCCTGTGA
- a CDS encoding NlpC/P60 family protein, producing MSKSHTARHRAVPTRTNPLVTASRAVTATASVAGKPAAVVVTASGLLFGAALPASAAGEISIDTQQSAASTTAAGTYTVQAGDTLGSIASSHGVSLETLFAANGLGYSSVIYPGQAISLGGSIAPQQSAPQQYSAQSVSVQAVPASTTAAPGNSTGLSTQSAASIAPRAASLSGIAGTAMQGVGSGYVYGGTSYGAWDCSGFVQWVYAQQGISLPRTTWAQFAALRPTSNPQPGDLVSQNGGSHVGIYLGNGQMVSALNPSQGTQVHPVGVMAVDGYYTR from the coding sequence ATGTCCAAGAGCCATACCGCGCGCCACCGGGCAGTCCCCACGCGCACCAACCCCCTCGTCACCGCCTCCCGCGCCGTCACCGCGACCGCGTCCGTCGCCGGCAAGCCCGCCGCGGTCGTCGTCACCGCGTCCGGCCTCCTGTTCGGTGCGGCACTGCCCGCCAGCGCAGCCGGCGAGATCAGCATCGACACCCAGCAGTCCGCAGCGAGCACCACCGCGGCAGGCACCTACACCGTGCAGGCCGGCGACACGCTCGGCAGCATCGCCTCCTCGCACGGCGTCAGCCTCGAGACGCTGTTCGCGGCCAACGGCCTCGGCTACAGCTCGGTCATCTACCCCGGCCAGGCCATCTCGCTGGGCGGCTCCATCGCCCCGCAGCAGTCCGCTCCGCAGCAGTACTCCGCCCAGTCGGTGTCGGTCCAGGCCGTCCCCGCGAGCACCACGGCGGCCCCGGGCAACTCCACGGGACTCAGCACGCAGTCAGCCGCCTCCATCGCGCCGAGGGCGGCCTCGCTCTCCGGCATCGCCGGCACGGCGATGCAGGGCGTCGGCTCGGGCTACGTCTACGGCGGCACCTCCTACGGCGCCTGGGACTGCTCCGGCTTCGTCCAGTGGGTCTACGCCCAGCAGGGCATCAGCCTGCCCCGCACCACGTGGGCTCAGTTCGCCGCCCTGCGGCCCACCAGCAACCCCCAGCCGGGTGACCTGGTGAGCCAGAACGGTGGCAGCCACGTGGGCATCTACCTCGGCAACGGCCAGATGGTCAGCGCGCTGAACCCGTCGCAGGGCACGCAGGTGCACCCGGTCGGCGTCATGGCCGTGGACGGCTACTACACCCGCTAA
- a CDS encoding spermidine synthase, whose product MTGTPDPRPDGRLHNGPDGGSAGTADGFADRLDEEFEVPTRWLPDTGAHAEIDEDAHIEGALILSVGGAQQSHVDLLHPERIFYEYLQRIGHVVDLVGTPGEPLRVLHLGAGALTLVRYLQATRPGSEQTAVDLDGTLMDFVLDAMPLPEGTVCDVVIGDAADAVLEQPDGAFDVVVLDIFAGADAPAHLTSPDFAAHLLRVCAREGVVLVNVGDDPPLAFARAQSRQLAALAPATAVLTEAGMVDGSRAGNVVVAARNGPWPDAWTRALLAAGPHPAAVLVGPARAAFEQIPPR is encoded by the coding sequence ATGACCGGGACGCCGGACCCGCGGCCCGACGGTCGGCTGCACAACGGGCCCGACGGTGGGTCCGCCGGGACGGCAGACGGGTTCGCCGACAGGCTCGACGAGGAATTCGAGGTCCCGACGCGGTGGCTGCCGGACACGGGCGCCCATGCGGAGATCGACGAGGACGCCCACATCGAGGGCGCCCTGATCCTCAGCGTCGGGGGCGCCCAGCAGTCCCACGTGGACCTGCTCCACCCCGAACGGATCTTCTACGAGTACCTGCAGCGCATCGGCCACGTGGTCGACCTCGTGGGTACCCCCGGCGAGCCCCTGCGGGTCCTGCACCTCGGTGCCGGCGCGCTCACCCTCGTGCGCTACCTCCAGGCCACGCGCCCCGGGTCCGAGCAGACCGCGGTCGACCTGGACGGTACGCTGATGGACTTCGTGCTCGACGCCATGCCGCTGCCGGAGGGCACCGTGTGCGACGTCGTCATCGGTGACGCGGCGGACGCCGTCCTCGAGCAGCCGGACGGCGCCTTCGACGTGGTCGTGCTCGACATCTTCGCCGGAGCCGACGCCCCCGCCCACCTGACCTCCCCGGACTTCGCCGCGCACCTCCTGCGGGTCTGCGCCCGCGAGGGAGTGGTGCTGGTCAACGTGGGCGACGATCCCCCGCTCGCCTTCGCGCGTGCGCAGAGCCGGCAGCTCGCAGCCCTGGCGCCCGCGACGGCCGTGCTCACCGAGGCGGGGATGGTGGACGGCTCGCGGGCCGGCAACGTCGTCGTCGCCGCACGCAACGGCCCCTGGCCGGACGCCTGGACGCGCGCACTCCTCGCGGCGGGTCCCCACCCTGCCGCTGTCCTCGTGGGGCCGGCCCGGGCGGCGTTCGAGCAGATCCCGCCCCGGTAG
- the rpmF gene encoding 50S ribosomal protein L32, which translates to MAVPKRKMSRANTRARRSQWKATAPKLVKTLENGRVTYSLAHQAKVVTDSAGTPLFLEYKGRKVADV; encoded by the coding sequence GTGGCTGTCCCGAAGCGGAAGATGTCCCGCGCGAATACCCGTGCACGCCGGTCCCAGTGGAAGGCAACCGCCCCCAAGCTGGTCAAGACCCTCGAGAACGGTCGCGTCACCTACAGCCTCGCCCACCAGGCCAAGGTTGTCACCGACTCGGCCGGCACGCCGCTGTTCCTGGAGTACAAGGGACGCAAGGTCGCCGACGTCTGA
- the rnc gene encoding ribonuclease III, whose amino-acid sequence MKNTEELTKRLGVDIDTETLRLALTHRSYAYEKGGIPTNERLEFLGDSVLGLSVTDALYRDNPGLSEGELAKRRSAVVSTKALAGVARTLDLGSYVLLGQGEKLTNGRDKASILADTMEAVIGAAYLSHGIETARAMVMRLIGPLLRDSAVLGEGTDWKTRIQETAAGRRLGLIDYQVEGTGPDHARTFTARLLIGGVGYGSGHGPSKKEAEQAAAAASWKLLTEGAGSVHGTGDPTDALDGS is encoded by the coding sequence GTGAAGAATACAGAAGAACTCACGAAGCGTCTCGGTGTCGATATCGACACCGAGACGCTTCGTCTTGCCCTGACCCACCGGTCCTACGCCTACGAGAAGGGCGGGATCCCGACCAACGAGCGCCTCGAGTTCCTCGGCGACTCGGTGCTCGGGCTCTCGGTCACCGATGCCCTGTACCGGGACAACCCGGGCCTGTCCGAGGGCGAGCTCGCCAAGCGGCGGTCCGCCGTCGTCAGTACCAAGGCCCTGGCGGGCGTCGCACGCACCCTCGACCTCGGCAGCTACGTGCTGCTCGGGCAGGGCGAGAAGCTGACGAACGGGCGGGACAAGGCGTCGATCCTCGCGGACACGATGGAGGCCGTGATCGGCGCCGCGTACCTCAGCCACGGCATCGAGACCGCCCGTGCCATGGTCATGCGGCTCATCGGGCCCCTGCTCCGCGACTCCGCGGTCCTCGGCGAGGGTACGGACTGGAAGACCCGCATCCAGGAGACGGCGGCCGGCCGGCGGCTCGGGCTCATCGACTACCAGGTGGAGGGCACCGGCCCCGACCATGCCCGCACCTTCACGGCGCGCCTGCTGATCGGCGGCGTCGGCTACGGTTCCGGGCACGGACCGTCGAAGAAGGAAGCCGAGCAGGCCGCGGCGGCGGCGTCCTGGAAGCTGCTCACCGAAGGGGCCGGGTCCGTGCACGGGACCGGAGACCCCACCGACGCGCTCGACGGCTCCTGA
- the mutM gene encoding bifunctional DNA-formamidopyrimidine glycosylase/DNA-(apurinic or apyrimidinic site) lyase yields the protein MPELPEVEVVRRGLARWVTGRTIEDVEVVDPRSLRRHVDGVEDFVGNVTGARVTDVVRRGKFLWLVLADPAGADAPPHVALMAHLGMSGQLLIEEPAAPREKHLKVRLTLSAALDEEGVPLPAELRFVDQRIFGGMFVADLQPTGDGHPGGLGEGGLPLVPHQAAHIARDLLDPAFDPEAFHRRLRTRRTGLKRALLDQGLVSGIGNIYADEALWAARFHYARPTDTLRRPDTQRIVEAATDVMTRALAAGGTSFDALYVNVNGASGYFARDLEAYGRAGQPCRRCAAEGRHTLIRRESFMNRSSYLCPHCQPRPRNARM from the coding sequence GTGCCTGAACTGCCCGAGGTCGAGGTGGTCCGCCGCGGCCTCGCCCGCTGGGTGACCGGACGCACCATCGAGGACGTGGAGGTGGTCGACCCCCGGTCGCTCCGGCGGCACGTCGACGGCGTCGAGGACTTCGTCGGCAACGTCACCGGGGCGCGCGTCACCGATGTGGTGCGCCGCGGGAAGTTCCTCTGGCTCGTCCTGGCGGACCCCGCCGGCGCGGACGCCCCGCCGCATGTCGCCCTGATGGCGCACCTCGGCATGAGCGGGCAGCTCCTCATCGAGGAGCCCGCCGCGCCGCGCGAGAAGCACCTCAAGGTACGCCTGACCCTCTCCGCCGCGCTCGACGAGGAGGGCGTACCGCTGCCCGCCGAGCTGCGCTTCGTGGACCAGCGCATCTTCGGCGGCATGTTCGTCGCCGACCTGCAGCCCACCGGGGACGGCCACCCGGGAGGGCTGGGCGAGGGCGGCCTGCCCCTCGTGCCGCATCAGGCCGCGCACATCGCACGCGACCTCCTCGACCCCGCATTCGACCCCGAGGCCTTCCACCGACGCCTCCGCACGCGCAGGACCGGACTCAAACGCGCGCTGCTCGATCAGGGACTCGTCTCCGGCATCGGCAACATCTACGCCGACGAGGCCCTGTGGGCGGCCCGGTTCCACTACGCCCGGCCCACCGATACGCTGCGGCGCCCGGACACCCAGCGCATCGTCGAGGCGGCCACCGACGTCATGACCCGCGCCCTGGCGGCCGGGGGCACGAGCTTCGACGCGCTCTACGTGAATGTCAACGGCGCCTCGGGCTACTTCGCGCGGGACCTCGAGGCCTACGGCCGTGCCGGGCAGCCCTGCCGCCGGTGCGCGGCCGAGGGTCGGCACACGCTGATCCGCCGGGAGTCCTTCATGAACCGGTCCTCCTACCTCTGCCCGCACTGCCAGCCGAGACCGCGCAACGCGAGGATGTAG
- the coaD gene encoding pantetheine-phosphate adenylyltransferase encodes MSRAVCPGSFDPLHNGHIDVISRAARLFDEVIVAVSTNYAKKYRFGIEERMAFCTESLAHLPGVSVRAMGEGLVAEFCRDHGAVALVKGLRSSLDFDYERPMATMNRHLADIETVFLPTGTDFAHVSSTLLKEVAGLGGDIGALVPEAVLARLRPEA; translated from the coding sequence ATGAGCCGCGCCGTCTGCCCCGGGTCCTTCGACCCCCTCCACAACGGGCACATCGATGTCATCAGCCGAGCCGCCCGCCTCTTCGACGAGGTGATCGTCGCGGTCTCGACGAACTACGCCAAGAAGTACCGGTTCGGGATCGAGGAGCGCATGGCGTTCTGCACCGAGAGCCTCGCGCACCTGCCGGGGGTGAGCGTGCGGGCGATGGGGGAGGGCCTCGTCGCCGAGTTCTGCCGGGACCACGGCGCCGTAGCGCTCGTGAAGGGGCTGCGGTCGAGCCTCGACTTCGATTACGAACGCCCCATGGCCACGATGAACCGGCACCTGGCGGACATCGAGACGGTGTTCCTGCCCACCGGCACGGACTTCGCGCACGTCTCCTCGACGCTGCTGAAGGAGGTCGCGGGGCTCGGCGGCGATATCGGCGCCCTCGTCCCGGAGGCAGTCCTCGCCCGGCTGAGGCCCGAGGCCTGA
- a CDS encoding NAD-dependent epimerase/dehydratase family protein produces the protein MTVLVTGASGMLGRAVAQHLITDGHDVRCFQRRPSGVPGAQDSLGSIEDPDAVTAAVRGCTAVIHLAAKVSFTGAAADFDRVNVEGTRRLLDAAQDAGVTDVVQVSSPSVAHSGSSLVGAPAGPADPASARGDYARTKAAAELLALGRSGPGFRVAAVRPHIVWGPGDTQLVERVIDRARRRRLPLLDGGTALIDTTYVDNAASAIVACLRRIEAARGQAFVVTNGEPRPIAELLAGICRAGGVAPPAWSVPGALARGAGAVIERAWLAAGRTEEPPMTRFLAEQLSTAHWFDQRRTREVLGWEPDIGIDEGFERLARHYAR, from the coding sequence GTGACGGTCCTCGTGACCGGCGCGAGCGGCATGCTCGGGCGCGCCGTCGCGCAGCACCTGATCACCGACGGGCACGACGTGCGGTGCTTCCAGCGCCGCCCCTCCGGCGTCCCGGGCGCGCAGGACTCCCTCGGGTCCATCGAGGATCCGGACGCCGTCACGGCCGCGGTGCGCGGCTGCACGGCGGTGATCCACCTGGCGGCGAAGGTCTCCTTCACGGGCGCCGCGGCGGACTTCGACCGCGTCAACGTCGAGGGCACGAGGCGCCTGCTCGACGCGGCGCAGGACGCCGGCGTGACAGACGTCGTGCAGGTCTCCTCCCCCTCCGTCGCGCATTCCGGCTCGTCCCTCGTCGGCGCTCCCGCCGGCCCCGCCGATCCTGCCTCGGCGCGCGGCGACTACGCGCGCACGAAGGCAGCCGCGGAGCTGTTGGCCCTCGGCCGCTCCGGGCCGGGGTTCCGCGTCGCCGCGGTGCGCCCGCACATCGTGTGGGGTCCGGGCGACACGCAGCTCGTCGAGCGCGTCATCGACCGTGCGCGCCGCCGGCGCCTGCCCCTGCTCGACGGCGGCACCGCCCTCATCGACACGACCTACGTGGACAACGCGGCCTCGGCGATCGTCGCCTGCCTGCGGCGCATCGAGGCCGCCCGGGGGCAGGCGTTCGTGGTCACGAACGGCGAGCCGCGGCCCATCGCGGAGCTCCTGGCCGGGATCTGCCGAGCAGGCGGGGTGGCGCCCCCGGCATGGTCCGTTCCGGGAGCGCTCGCCCGCGGCGCGGGGGCCGTGATCGAGCGCGCCTGGCTCGCCGCGGGCCGCACCGAGGAGCCTCCCATGACCCGTTTCCTCGCCGAACAGCTCTCCACCGCGCATTGGTTCGACCAGCGGCGCACGCGCGAGGTCCTCGGGTGGGAGCCGGACATCGGCATCGACGAGGGCTTCGAGCGGCTGGCCCGCCACTACGCGCGCTAG